In one Oncorhynchus keta strain PuntledgeMale-10-30-2019 unplaced genomic scaffold, Oket_V2 Un_contig_5453_pilon_pilon, whole genome shotgun sequence genomic region, the following are encoded:
- the LOC127925343 gene encoding polycystin-1-like gives REDVWAWLSGSLLPRLLDSTTLMQETGSVLLGTPRLRQIRDVSLFSPGSIHGAGAAGWGEGLTASAVHRKLTQNWTLHTADDNGAWRWGQVMVYGSGGFVQQLNRNIEETRTSLQHLQQLHWMDHM, from the exons GCGTGAGGATGTGTGGGCATGGCTTTCAGGCTCCCTGTTGCCAAGGTTACTGGATAGCACCACCCTAATGCAGGAAACAGGAAGTGTGCTCCTAGGCACACCCAGACTACGACAGATACGAGACG TTAGTCTGTTCTCTCCAGGTTCCATCCATGGGGCAGGAGCAGCAGGCTGGGGAGAGGGGTTGACTGCCTCAGCAGTACACAGGAAGCTGACCCAGAACTGGACCTTACACACAGCTGATGACAacgg agcGTGGCGTTGGGGTCAGGTGATGGTGTACGGGAGCGGAGGTTTCGTCCAACAGCTGAACAGGAACATAGAGGAGACCAGAACATCACTACAGCACCTACAGCAGTTACACTGGATGGACCACAtgtaa